CCATCGAAAAAAACTTTGATAATGTCTATTACACCCAGGACTTTGCTGTACTAAGACAATAAAAAAAAGGGGCAGCTTTTGAAGTAGCCCCTTTTTTTATATTTGCACTGATACATGTCTTGCAACATGGCAACATATATTTACAGCAACTGGAAGACCAGCAATGTGAGTTGGATACTCTTCTATAAACACATCCAGCACTGTTGTTTTTCCTCCAAATCCTTCCGGACCTATCCCAAGCGCATTTATCTTATCAATTAACCTTTTTTCAAGCTGCGCTATATATTCTTTGCTATGTCTTTGTCCTATTTTTCTCAAAAGAGCTTTTTTAGATAAAAGAGCGGCAAGCTCGAAAGTCCCTCCTATCCCGATACCTACTAAAATTGGCGGGCATGGGTCAGACCCGGCTCTTTTGACTGTCTCAACAACAAATTTTTCGATTCCTTCAACACCATCTGCTGGCGTGAGCATACAAAGTGCACTCTTGTTCTCGCTGCCAAACCCTTTGGGCATAAAATGAACTGTGATTTTATCGCCTTTTACCATATCAATGTGGATTATAGCCGGAGCATTGTTGCCTGTATTTTCTCTTTCAATAGGACTTTTAACCATTGATTTTCTCAGATAAAAATCTGTGTAAGCTCTTGAAACAGCTCTGTTTATAGCTTCTTTTAAGGAGCCTTCTATAAATACTTCTTCACCAATATCAACAAAAAAGACAGCA
The DNA window shown above is from Caldicellulosiruptor owensensis OL and carries:
- a CDS encoding fumarate hydratase: MRVVTAEAIEQKVYEIINQAVCILPDDVKDSLYKAYEKEDGIAKYTLENLIKNIELAKQNMRPVCQDTGAAVFFVDIGEEVFIEGSLKEAINRAVSRAYTDFYLRKSMVKSPIERENTGNNAPAIIHIDMVKGDKITVHFMPKGFGSENKSALCMLTPADGVEGIEKFVVETVKRAGSDPCPPILVGIGIGGTFELAALLSKKALLRKIGQRHSKEYIAQLEKRLIDKINALGIGPEGFGGKTTVLDVFIEEYPTHIAGLPVAVNICCHVARHVSVQI